From the genome of Bacillus thuringiensis, one region includes:
- a CDS encoding ImmA/IrrE family metallo-endopeptidase encodes MGYYEKDTALELAARFNTTNPFEIAERLNVHVFYQNLDPSIMGFYKYNKKNQYICINENLSINEQIVTCSHELGHCKMHKHVNTPFLRANTFLSVDKFERQANLFAVELLLPDEDWHAYAKEFKTIDAISHHTGIPEELLLLKYQKSVCCYA; translated from the coding sequence TTGGGTTACTACGAAAAAGACACAGCATTAGAACTAGCAGCGAGATTTAATACAACCAACCCTTTTGAAATAGCTGAACGTTTAAATGTTCACGTTTTTTATCAAAATTTAGATCCAAGCATCATGGGTTTTTATAAATATAATAAGAAAAACCAGTATATCTGCATTAACGAAAACTTAAGTATCAACGAACAAATTGTTACTTGCTCTCATGAATTAGGCCATTGTAAAATGCATAAACATGTCAATACTCCGTTTTTACGTGCTAATACATTCTTATCTGTAGATAAATTTGAAAGACAAGCTAATTTATTTGCAGTTGAATTATTACTTCCCGATGAGGATTGGCATGCATATGCAAAAGAGTTTAAAACTATCGATGCAATCTCTCATCATACAGGGATTCCGGAAGAATTATTATTACTTAAATACCAAAAGTCAGTATGTTGCTATGCTTAG
- a CDS encoding helix-turn-helix domain-containing protein, which yields MKNEFGMKVRATLFAKNMQQKDLAKLLGISGPYLSDILRDKREAKSVRAKIIKILDMKEVS from the coding sequence ATGAAAAATGAATTCGGCATGAAGGTTCGAGCAACACTATTCGCTAAAAACATGCAACAAAAAGATTTAGCAAAGTTACTTGGAATATCAGGTCCTTATTTATCCGATATTCTTCGAGATAAGAGAGAAGCGAAAAGTGTCAGGGCGAAGATTATTAAAATTTTAGATATGAAGGAGGTCTCTTGA
- a CDS encoding helix-turn-helix domain-containing protein, with the protein MSITDRIKELCLNRGISVSKLEEDLDFGQNTIYQWKKRTPSVERVQKVADYFDVSIDFLLGRTNQMNKIDLKDAEGFTEKDKKDIGKRMEEIRKDLTDSDGLMFSGEPLTEEALDSLMDAMEYIVKHTQKINKKYIPKKYRNESE; encoded by the coding sequence ATGAGTATTACAGATAGGATCAAAGAACTTTGTTTAAATAGAGGTATATCGGTATCTAAATTAGAAGAAGATTTAGATTTTGGTCAAAATACAATTTATCAGTGGAAGAAAAGAACACCTTCTGTTGAACGTGTACAAAAAGTAGCTGATTATTTTGATGTATCTATTGATTTTCTATTAGGAAGAACTAACCAAATGAATAAAATCGATTTAAAAGATGCTGAAGGTTTTACTGAGAAAGATAAAAAAGACATCGGAAAAAGAATGGAAGAGATAAGAAAAGATCTGACAGACTCTGACGGATTAATGTTTTCTGGTGAACCCCTTACTGAAGAAGCTTTAGATTCATTAATGGATGCAATGGAGTATATTGTGAAACATACTCAAAAGATAAATAAGAAATACATCCCAAAGAAATACAGAAATGAATCAGAGTGA